A window of Cryptomeria japonica chromosome 3, Sugi_1.0, whole genome shotgun sequence contains these coding sequences:
- the LOC131069522 gene encoding ADP-ribosylation factor-like protein 8a isoform X2: MELSLIGLQNAGKTSLVNVIATGGYSEDMIPTVGFNMRKVSKGNVTIKLWDLGGQPRFRSMWERYCRGVSAIVYVVDAADKDNITISRSELHDLLNKPSLHGIPLLVLGNKIDKAEALSKQALTDQMGLQSITDREVCCYMVSCKNSTNIDVVIDWLVKHSKTKS; this comes from the exons ATGGAGCTATCATTAATAGGGCTACAAAATGCAGGAAAGACATCACTTGTAAATGTCATTGCG ACGGGTGGTTATAGTGAGGACATGATTCCAACT GTTGGATTTAACATGCGAAAAGTTTCTAAAGGaaatgtaacaatcaagttatGGGATCTTGGGGGTCAGCCTCGTTTTCGTAGCATGTGGGAGCGCTATTGCCGCGGTGTCTCTGCAATTGT ATATGTGGTGGATGCAGCAGACAAAGACAATATAACCATTTCTAGGAGTGAACTGCACGATTTGTTGAACAAACCATCATTGCATGGAATTCCATTGCTAGTTCTTGGAAATAAAATTGATAAGGCAGAAGCTCTATCAAAGCAGGCATTGACTGACCAGAT GGGTCTGCAATCTATAACTGACAGAGAGGTTTGCTGCTACATGGTATCCTGCAAGAACTCCACAaacattgatgttgttattgaTTGGCTTGTAAAGCATTCAAAGACAAAGAGTTGA
- the LOC131069522 gene encoding ADP-ribosylation factor-like protein 8a isoform X1: MGLWEAFLNWLRSLFFKQEMELSLIGLQNAGKTSLVNVIATGGYSEDMIPTVGFNMRKVSKGNVTIKLWDLGGQPRFRSMWERYCRGVSAIVYVVDAADKDNITISRSELHDLLNKPSLHGIPLLVLGNKIDKAEALSKQALTDQMGLQSITDREVCCYMVSCKNSTNIDVVIDWLVKHSKTKS, encoded by the exons CCTATTTTTCAAACAAGAAATGGAGCTATCATTAATAGGGCTACAAAATGCAGGAAAGACATCACTTGTAAATGTCATTGCG ACGGGTGGTTATAGTGAGGACATGATTCCAACT GTTGGATTTAACATGCGAAAAGTTTCTAAAGGaaatgtaacaatcaagttatGGGATCTTGGGGGTCAGCCTCGTTTTCGTAGCATGTGGGAGCGCTATTGCCGCGGTGTCTCTGCAATTGT ATATGTGGTGGATGCAGCAGACAAAGACAATATAACCATTTCTAGGAGTGAACTGCACGATTTGTTGAACAAACCATCATTGCATGGAATTCCATTGCTAGTTCTTGGAAATAAAATTGATAAGGCAGAAGCTCTATCAAAGCAGGCATTGACTGACCAGAT GGGTCTGCAATCTATAACTGACAGAGAGGTTTGCTGCTACATGGTATCCTGCAAGAACTCCACAaacattgatgttgttattgaTTGGCTTGTAAAGCATTCAAAGACAAAGAGTTGA